In the genome of Desulfomicrobium apsheronum, the window GGTCATCGCCAAGCTGACCGAGGTCGGGCACCTGCTGGGCAGCGAGAAGATCAGACACTCCTACCCGCACTGCTGGCGTTGCAAGAAGCCTGTCATCTTCCGGGCCACGACCCAGTGGTTCATCGCCATGGAACACGACAACCTGCGCGGCAAGACGCTCGGCGCCATCGACAACGACGTGCGCTGGATCCCGTCCTGGGGCAAGGAGCGCATCCACAGCATGATCAAGTTCCGTCCCGACTGGTGCATATCGCGCCAGCGCATGTGGGGCGTGCCGATCATCGCCCTTCTGTGCAAAGACTGCGGAGACGCCTATTTCGACGGCGACTGGGCCCACGGCATCGTGGACCGCTTCGCCACGCATCCCACCGGTGCGGACTACTGGTTCGAGGCCCCGCTGACCGAGGTCGTGCCCAAAGGGCTGACCTGCCCCAAATGCGGCGGCACGCACTGGGAAAAAGAGGACGACATCCTGGACGTCTGGTTCGACTCCGGCACCAGCTTCGCCGCCGTGGTCGAAGGGAGGCCCGAGTGCTCCTTCCCGGCGGACCTGTACCTTGAAGGCACCGACCAGCATCGCGGCTGGTTCCACTCCTCGCTCCTGGCCTCCATGGGCACGCGCGGCGTGCCCCCCTACAAGACCGTGCTCACCCACGGCTTCGTTCTCGACGGGCAGGGCCGCAAGATGTCCAAATCCATCGGCAACGTGGTCGCCCCGCAGGAGATCATCGAAAAGCACGGCGCCGAAGTGCTGCGCCTGTGGGTGGCCTCTGAAAACTACCAGGAGGACCTGCGCATCTCCGACGAGATCCTGCGCCGCCTGGTCGACGCCTACCGCAAGATCCGCAACACCTGCCGCTTCATCCTCGGCAACCTGAGCGACTTCAACCCGGCCACGGACCTGATCGCCACGGCCGACATGCTGGCCCTCGACCGCTACGCCCTGAACATGGTCCGCGCCAAGCACCAGACCATCCAGGCGGCCTACGAAAACTTCGAGTTCCACAAGGTCTACCACACCCTGCACAACCTGTGCACCACGGACCTGAGCTCCTACTATCTCGACATCATAAAGGACCGTGTCTACGTCAACGGCGCCACCAGCCTTGAACGCCGTTCGGCCCAGACCGCCCTCTACCACATGCTGCTCATGATCGTGGGCGACATGGCTCCGATCCTGAGCTTCACCTCCGAGGAAATCTTCCAGCACCTGCCCGAGGCCATGCGCCCGGCGGGCAGCACGGTCTTCGCCATGCGCGTGCCCGAGATCGAAGGCGCGCTTTTGACCGAAGAGGAAACGGCCATCTGGAATCTGGTCTTTGCCGTGCGCGGCGACGTGACCCGGGCCATCGAGCCCCTGCGTCAGTCCAAGGAACTCGGGCATTCCCTCGATGCCAAGGTGATCATCCACGCCACGGGCGAGGCTTTTGCCGCGCTGTCCGGCGTGGCCTCCGACCTGCGCGACGTGTTCATCGTCAGTCAGGCGCAGGTCACGGACCAGCCCGCACCGGCCGAAGCAATCCAGGGAGAGGTCGAGGGCGTGGCCGTGGTCATCGCCAGGGCCCTGGGCGAAAAATGCGCCCGCTGCTGGATCCACGACGAAAATCTGGGCACGGACCCCGAGCACCCCACGGCCTGCCCGCGCTGCACCAAGGTGCTCAAGGAATACCATGCCTAAGGCGGCCCGCGTTCCCTGCAAGCCCGATATGGGACGACGCTACCGGACCATCGGTCTGGTGGCGGCCATCGTCTTTGTCCTGGACCAGCTGAGCAAGCTCTGGATCCAGCAGACCATTTCGGTCTGGGAAAAGGGCTTCACGGTCATCCCCGGTTTTTTCGACATCGTGCACATCCTGAACCGGGGAGCGGCCTTTGGTTTCCTGAACCGCCACGACATCGACTGGCAGCGGCCCTTCTTCATCGTGGTCTCGATCCTGGCCTTGGGACTCATCTGGGTCCTGGCCAGGAGCCAGGAGGACGACGGCCCGTTCTATGTCTATGGACTGGGCCTGATCCTGGGCGGTGCCCTGGGCAATCTGATGGACCGCGCACGGCTCGGAGTGGTGGTGGATTTTCTGGATTTCTACGTAGGCGACATGCACTGGCCTGCCTTCAACGTGGCCGACATGGGCATCTGCGTCGGCGCGGCCGCGCTGCTCGTTTCTTTTTACCAGCAGAGGCGACGCTGTGTTCCCGACAATAATTGAGATCGCGCCCTTCATGCTCTTCGGATTCAAGCTTGGCCCCTTCGCGCTGCACACCTACGGTCTCTTTGTCGCGGCGGGATTCTTGCTTGGCATCGCCTGGTCCATGCGCGAAGCACGGGCGCGAGGCCTGAACCCCGACATCGTCTCCGACCTTGGCTTCTACATCATCCTTGGCGCCATCCTCGGTGCACGCGCCCTGTACGTAATCATCAACCCGGTCTATTTCTGGAACAATCCACTTGAAATACTGATGTTCTGGAAGGGAGGCCTGGTCTTTTCCGGCGGAGCCATCCTGGCCACCGTTTTTGCCCTGGCCTTCATGCGGGTCAGAAAAGAAAATCCCTGGCTATGGATGGACGTCCTGGCTCCGGGCATCGGCCTTGGCGAGGCCGTGGGGCGCATCGGTTGTCTGGCCGCCGGATGCTGCTACGGCGCTGTCTGCGATCTGCCCTGGGCCATCACCTTCTTCGACCCCGAGTCCCTGGCCCCTCTGCACGTGCCGCTGCACCCCACCCAGCTCTACCACAGCCTGGCGGGACTGGTCTGTTTTGCCGTGACGCTGGCGCTCAAATCCAGAACACAGAACACGGGCCAGCTCATGGGCATCTTTCTGGCTCTTTTCGGATCGTTCAGGTTCATCATCGAACTTTTCCGCGCAGACTATCGCGGCGACTTCGGACCCGTCAGCGTGACCCAGGTCATTGCCCTCGGGGCGGTGTGCCTTGGGCTTTTCATCATCCAGCACAGGAGACGCAATGTTTAACATTCCCCCTGACAAACTCGTTTACGCGATACCGCTCCTCATCTTGCCCATACTGCCCAACTTATGGTCCATCTGGCATCTGTACACGAACGAGTTTCCGACGCATCAGGAACGAGCGGCCTGGATTGTGGCCCAAGTCGTCTTGCCGGTCGTCGGCGGAGTGGGTTATATCCTCTTCGGCCGAAAACGGGCCATCAAAAAACAATGACAACACGGTCTCTCCCGCTCGCGGTCGAGGCCAATCAGATGAAAAAGCACCCACAGCGAGGTTCTCATGTCTTCTTTTCCCCTTGGCAGGAAAATTCTGGTCGGCGGAGCTCTGGCCGCTCTGCTGGGCACAATTCCGGCCTGTGTCACCACCTCGGATTTCGACCGCCTGCGCAGTCAGGTCTATTCGCAGGAACAGGAACGCATCAAGCAGCAGGACCGCATCGCCCAGCTTGAAGCGGAACTGGCGCGCAGTCAGCCCGCCCAGGCCAACAACTGGGCGGAAGTGAACGCCCTGCGCAGCCAGCTCGCGGCCCTGACCGGACAGGTCGACGACCTGCACCGGACCCAGCAAATGCAGCAGGAAGCAGCCGGAGGGCTGGTGACTGTTGATTCGCTCAACTCCAGGGTCGTCGATCTTGAACGCAAGACGCTCTTCATGGCCACCCAGCTTGGCATCGTCTTCGACGAGATGCCTCCCCTGCCCCCGGCCCAGTCCACGCCCACAGGCAGCTTTCCAGGCACCATGACGCCTCCCGCTCCCGGTGCGCCCGAAGTTCCCGGCAACGCTTCCCAGCCCGTGCCGCAGCCTGCGACACAGCCTGCGGCCCCGGTCATCGGAACCCCGGAGACAAGGCCGGAGGCGCAACCCCAAACGCAGCCACAGGCCGAAGTGCCTGGACAGGAGCTTTACCAGCAGGCCCTGGAAAGCTTTTATGCGATGAAGTACAAGCAGGCCCAGACCACATGGGCCGAGTTCGTCAAGGGATTCCCCAAGGATCCCCTCGTGCCCAACGCCATCTTCTGGCAGGGAGAATGTTTCTTCCAGATGCAGGACTACGCCAACGCGGTCCTGACCTACCAGAAAGTCATCGAGGATCACAGCAAGTCCAACAAATACACGGCCGCCCTCCTCAAGCAGGGCATCTCCTTCTTCAAGCTCAAGAAGGACCAGGCCGGCAAACTGGTGCTTGAAGACCTGATCAAGAAACACCCCCAGTCCGCCGAGGCCAAGCGTGCCCAGGCATACCTGAAGGGCGGCAACTAGGCCCGCGCAAGGAAACCCATGTCCACTCAAGAATACAGCCGCATCGTCAGCCTGCGCTTCCCCCCGGAGTCCTCGGGCCAGCCCATGATGTACAATCTGGCCAAACACTTCGACCTGACCTTCAACATTCTGCAGGCGAACATCAACCCACGCCGCGAAGGCCACATGATCCTGGAGCTTTCCGGCACGCGGGAACACTATCGCCAGGGCGTGATCTACCTGCAGGAACAGGGTATCAGGGTCACGCCGGTGGCCCACGAGATCTCGCGCAACGAGGAGTCGTGCATGCACTGCGGTCTGTGCACGGCCCTGTGCCCTTCAAAGGCGCTGCACCTCAATCTTGAAACCCGGCTGGTCGATTTCGATCAGGAAAAATGCACCGCCTGCAACATGTGCGTCACCGTGTGTCCCGTTCGGGCCATGATCATGGAGGTCGACCCGGATACGTGGTAGAGGAGGAGTCATGAACGTTCCAGAGCGCGCTTACGCCCGAGTCGACACGGCCCTGAAAGGATATCTGCGCATCCTGCCCACGGGCCGTTTCACCTCCCTCTTTGCCAGCACCCAGACGGGGACCATGCCGCAGCTCTCCGAGACAGCGCAGTCCGCCCTGCCCGACGGGCTGGCGCACTACCTGCGTGCCATGAACGAAAAACTCAGCGCCATCCTCTCCATCCTGACCCAGCAAACGCTGCAGGAAGACTTCCCCGTACCCGTGCTCATCCATGACATCAGTGGCGCGGGCATCAGATTCTCCGCCGATCAGGATTTCGAACCGGGCCAGGGCGTGGAAGTGGTGATCGCGCTCAGCAACCAGCCCCAGAGCCTGGCCGGGGCCACCGGAACCATCCTCAGGGCCAAAGAGAGTCAAGGGGAACGGGTCTGGGCCATGGAATTCATGGACATGCGCGACTGCGAACGCGAAAAGATCATTCAATACGTCGTGGCCAAGCAACGCGAACAACTGCTGGAGCGTCACCTCGCCCCCTCATCCTAACCCGGGAAAAAATGCATGCACAAAGAACAGCTGAGTCAGGAACTGCTGAACAGGATCACGACCAAGGCCGAGAGCACCATCCGGGAGGTCATCTCGGCGGCCCTGACGGATGAGATCAGCCGCGCCCTGACCATGGCCCTGACCGAAGGCGAATTCTACCGTTCCATTAGCACGGACCTGCAGGAGGGGCTCAAATCCATCTACAGGGAGATCAACTCCGCAGCGACCGGCACTGCCGAATTGCCGGTGGCCGCCTCCCCGGTGGCCGACGAGATGTTTTCCGAAGCATCGACCCAGCTTGGAGCCATCCTGCAGACTACGGAAAAAGCCACCGACAGCATCATGGGGCTGGTGGAAAAGCACCTGGACATGAACGACCGCGCCATGCAGCTCCTCGCTTCCCTTGAAAACGGGACCGCCAGTCCGGAAATCGCGGAACTGCGCGCCGGAAACGAAGCCCTGGGCGCGGACCTGATGGAAATCATGACCACGCTCAGCTTTCAGGATCTGACCGGCCAGCGCATCAAGCGCATCGTCGCGGCCCTGCAGCAGATCGAGAAGGTGGTCTTTGAGCTCTACATGGCCACGGGTCTGTCCATGAAAGCCATGGAACAAAACCCGGAGCAATCCGTCGAGGAGATCCGCCAGACGTCCAAGGCCCGGGCCACGGAGCTCAAGGGCCCCCAGGACGCCAATTCCCAGACGGATGTGGACGACCTCCTCAGTCAGCTCGGCTTGTAATTTTTTTAACCACTATACGACAAGCCGGTTACGGAATTCTCCGCGACCGGCTCTTTTCATGGAGACACAACATGCCTCAGCTTGCCGACATCACCCTCTTCTCCCTGACCCGCACCATGAGCGTGCTCGACCAGCTCTTTCAGGAAGAACCCGACCTCTACGAGGATTTCGTGCGCGAGATCTGCGCCGAATTCACCCTGGCCAAGGAATACATGCTGGCCATCCAGGAAATGGCAACCCGCGATGCGGACAGGGAAACCATCGCCCAGGCCGACCTGACCCTGCGCCACATGCTGGCCCTGTGGGTTCTGAGTAACGACCTGACCGTGCCCGTGACCGGGCTTGAGCAGATGCAGTAGCCGAGCAGGCCACCCCAAAACGGCAATCTGCCGCGCCAGCTAAAAAAGCCAGACCGCTTATGTATGCTCGAATACACTGCGCGCCCTGGTTTTTTTAGCTTTCTTGCATCTCACCGCTTTTGAACGGTCTGCAATTTTTTATCGTCAGCTAGTCTTTTTTGTCTTTGCCCCCGGCCAGAGGGTGAGAGGCGTCGTAGACGCGCATGACCTGGGCGAGATCAAGGTGGGTGTAGCGCTGGGTGGTCGAGATGCGGGAATGGCCGAGAAGCTCCTGCACGCTGCGCAGATCGGCTCCGGCCTGGAGCATGTGCGAGGCGAAGCTGTGGCGCAGGGTGTGGGGGCTTATCGAGCAGGGGGCCCCGCTGCGCACGGCCATCGCCTTGACGATGCGGTCCGCCTGCTTGCGCGTCAGCCTCCCGCCCCGCTTGCCCAGAAAGATGGCCTGCTCCCGGGGCGCCGGGCCAAACGCCCCGCGCTGCTCCATGTAGCGCCCCAGTCGCTCCGCCGCCGGACCGGTCAGAGGAACGATGCGCTCCTTCCTGCCCTTGCCCAGCACCCGCACCAACTTCTGATCCAGGTCCACATGGGCGAAATCAAGTCCGAGAGCCTCGCTGACGCGCAGCCCCGAGCCGTAGAGCACCTCAAGCAGGGCGAGGTCGCGCAGGCTTTCGGGATCAAGGGTGGTTTCGGTCTCGACCAGATGAATGGCCTGATCGACATTGAGGACCTTGGGGTGGACCTTGGGCAGCTTGGGATTGGCCAGGGCAGCGCAGGGATCTTCCACGACCATCTTGCGCTGGCGCAGAAAGCGGTAAAAGGCCCGCAGGGCCGAGAGCTTACGGCAGACGCTCGACTTGGCGAGACCGCGCCGGTGCAAATCGGCCAGGTATGCGGTGATGTCCGCCTTGGTCACCTCGGCCGGGGCGTCGAAGCCCTTGCTCCTGCGCCCAAGAAAGAGGTGCGCGCCCTCAAGGTCAGTCCCGTAGGCGGCCACGGTGGCCGGAGAGTATCCGCGCTGAGCGTCCAGATGCAGCAGAAAAAGGGCGACAGGATCAGGCGCTGGCCCGTTTGTCCATGACATAGCAACTCTTGGGGTTCTTTTTGGCTTCCTTCTTCAGGTTCATGGCGATCTGGGAAGCCTCGCCAAAGTGCTTGAGCTTGCCGCCGCGATTCAGGACCACGGCGATGGAGATGGCCATCAGCGGGAAAACCTGTTCCTTGCCCTTGCGATCGAGAGAATGGATGGCCCCGCGCGCGCGGTCCTCCTGGTCGTAGAAATGGGGCACGATGGAATCGAAATTGTCGATGACCTGCTGGCAGGCGCTCTCGGCCTTTTCCCGAGGCACGATGAAGACGAAGTCATCCCCGCCCACATGACCGACGAACGTGTTCGCCCCCATGAAGCCCCGGATGGAATTGACGATGACCCGCGCGGTCATGAGCAGGACTTCGTCACCCCGTGAAAAGCCGTACTTGTCGTTGAAGGACTTGAAGTGATCCAGGTCGATGTAGGCCAGGGCGAAGTCCTCCTGCCGGTCAATGAAATCCTGGATTCTGTGGATTATGGACGTGTTGCCGGGCAGTTTGGTCAGCGGGCTGGCGTCGAGTTCCCGGGTGGAGCGATGGTAGGCCAGGATGAGGCGCCCCTTGGCGATGGGCGGCGAAAACGGCTTGACCAGAAAATCGTCGATCTCGAGCGTGCTGAAATCCTGAAGTTCGGCCAGATCTTCGCTGGCCAGGCAAAGCACCACCGGCAGCTGACGGTAGACGTTCTCGCCCTTGATCAGCCGGACCAGATCCACTCCGGCAAGGTCGGGCAACTGCTCGTCCACGACCAAAAGATCCGGAGGCTCGCTGAACAGAAATTCCAGCGCCGACGAGCCCCGGGCAAAACAGGTCCACTTGACCTCCTCCTCGGGCCACAGGGCGCGCAGACTGCCTTCAAGCTTGGCGTCGGAGGTAACCAGAAAAAAATGCTTGCCGTCCTTCATGATGCGGGACTCCTACGCCAGATCCACGAATTCGCGTTCCAGGCCGTCCATGATCTTGAAGAGCACCTCCGGAGTGATCTCAAGAGCCTCAAGCACCCCCTCGTCAAGGACGCTGACCTGATTGTCGCCCCCGTTGCCAACGCCGAAGAGCCGCGCCAGAAAATTTCCCACATGCACCACCTGCGCAATCTTCGGGTAGAGCGTGGCCGACATGGGTCGGTGATGATAGGAGAGCCCTTCCTTCAGATTCGCGGGCAGATTCCAGTAGTTGCACAGCCACAGATTGATGCGGTCGTGGGCGAAACCCAGCACCTCGCTCTCGGCCTGGCGATAGGAAATGTCCTTCTCAAGGACGAGCGCGTCGATGGCCGCCCGGCTTTCCGGGAGCTGCACTGCGGCCACGACCTTGCCGATGTCGTGCAGCAGGCCGGCCACCGCGTATTCCTCCGGGTCCTTGCAGCCGATGGCGCGGGCGATGGCCGAACTGGCCAGAGCGCAGCCCAGGCTGTGCTCCCAGAGGCCCTTCATGTTCTCGTTCATGACCTCAAAGACCGAGGTCGAGATGATGATACCCTTGATGACATTGAAACCGAGCAGGACCAAGGCGTGCTGGATGGAACCGATCCGGCCGGGAAACCCGTAGATGGGCGAATTGACCATTTTCAGGACCTTGGCCGAAAGAACCTGGTCCTTTGATATGGCCTTGCTTATCTGGTCCGTGGACGAATTGGGATTCTCGACCAGGATCGCCACTTCCTGCAGGACTCCGGGCAGGGTCGGCAAATCCTTGACCGCCAGAATGGCGCCCTTTTGTTTGGTACGCAGATCTTCTTCCATATTATTGTCCCTCTTCCCTTGCCGCCTGGGCCGCTGCGGCCAGGGCGCACTGTCGTGCATAATAGTCGGAAATGACCTGCTTGACCTGCTGCATGTATTTGTCGTCGGCAAACTTTCGAAAAAGATGGTCAAGCCTTTCGCGCTTTTTGGCGAGCACTTCCTCGCTACACCCGCCGCCCATTTCCAGGGTCTCGCCCTCGACCACGAGCAGTTCCACGCCCATGTTGTCCAGTTTGGTGATCAGACCCGCCGTCAAAACCGTACCTGCTGCGATGAGCACCATCCCGTTTTCCCGGGTCACGGGCTTGGCCAGAACCATTTCCGGTTTGGCCAGCTGCAGGGGTATTTTTTGCATATTCTTCTCCAGATGATCTTTGGGGTCACGTTGCAAGGTCATAGTACATGCCCGGAAGCTGCTTCACAATCCCTTGAAGTTCCATGAAAAGGAGCGTGGAACTGACCTTGCCTGCCGCCCAGCCCGTCCGGCGGACCAGGGTATCGACATGCAGGGGTTCGCCGCCTTCGAGAAGACGGTACACGACTCGCTGCTCCGGAT includes:
- the ileS gene encoding isoleucine--tRNA ligase codes for the protein MSDYKKTLNLPATTFPMKGSLTQNEPKILDGWYQTDAYGAMIGANEGCTPYVLHDGPPYANGHIHIGHAMNKILKDVIVKHRNLTGRQAQYVPGWDCHGLPIELKVEQELGGKNKFSILEIRKKCREYALKYLDIQREEFKRLGVLGTWDKPYLTMTPDYETATARELANFYKLGSVQRNKKPIYWCGSCETALAEAEVEYDDHSSPSIYVRFPLQAEELARVFPQAPADDSFIVIWTTTPWTIPDNLAVAVHPDFEYDLVQVGGTFYILAKELVAGCAERFGWGEWSVRATVQGSALEGLVARHPFYDRPSPVVTADYVTLDAGTGCVHTAPGHGREDYETGLRHGLEILSPLDDEARFLPSVEFFGGKNVFEANPLVIAKLTEVGHLLGSEKIRHSYPHCWRCKKPVIFRATTQWFIAMEHDNLRGKTLGAIDNDVRWIPSWGKERIHSMIKFRPDWCISRQRMWGVPIIALLCKDCGDAYFDGDWAHGIVDRFATHPTGADYWFEAPLTEVVPKGLTCPKCGGTHWEKEDDILDVWFDSGTSFAAVVEGRPECSFPADLYLEGTDQHRGWFHSSLLASMGTRGVPPYKTVLTHGFVLDGQGRKMSKSIGNVVAPQEIIEKHGAEVLRLWVASENYQEDLRISDEILRRLVDAYRKIRNTCRFILGNLSDFNPATDLIATADMLALDRYALNMVRAKHQTIQAAYENFEFHKVYHTLHNLCTTDLSSYYLDIIKDRVYVNGATSLERRSAQTALYHMLLMIVGDMAPILSFTSEEIFQHLPEAMRPAGSTVFAMRVPEIEGALLTEEETAIWNLVFAVRGDVTRAIEPLRQSKELGHSLDAKVIIHATGEAFAALSGVASDLRDVFIVSQAQVTDQPAPAEAIQGEVEGVAVVIARALGEKCARCWIHDENLGTDPEHPTACPRCTKVLKEYHA
- the lspA gene encoding signal peptidase II, which gives rise to MPKAARVPCKPDMGRRYRTIGLVAAIVFVLDQLSKLWIQQTISVWEKGFTVIPGFFDIVHILNRGAAFGFLNRHDIDWQRPFFIVVSILALGLIWVLARSQEDDGPFYVYGLGLILGGALGNLMDRARLGVVVDFLDFYVGDMHWPAFNVADMGICVGAAALLVSFYQQRRRCVPDNN
- the lgt gene encoding prolipoprotein diacylglyceryl transferase, whose amino-acid sequence is MFPTIIEIAPFMLFGFKLGPFALHTYGLFVAAGFLLGIAWSMREARARGLNPDIVSDLGFYIILGAILGARALYVIINPVYFWNNPLEILMFWKGGLVFSGGAILATVFALAFMRVRKENPWLWMDVLAPGIGLGEAVGRIGCLAAGCCYGAVCDLPWAITFFDPESLAPLHVPLHPTQLYHSLAGLVCFAVTLALKSRTQNTGQLMGIFLALFGSFRFIIELFRADYRGDFGPVSVTQVIALGAVCLGLFIIQHRRRNV
- a CDS encoding PLDc N-terminal domain-containing protein, which gives rise to MFNIPPDKLVYAIPLLILPILPNLWSIWHLYTNEFPTHQERAAWIVAQVVLPVVGGVGYILFGRKRAIKKQ
- the ybgF gene encoding tol-pal system protein YbgF gives rise to the protein MSSFPLGRKILVGGALAALLGTIPACVTTSDFDRLRSQVYSQEQERIKQQDRIAQLEAELARSQPAQANNWAEVNALRSQLAALTGQVDDLHRTQQMQQEAAGGLVTVDSLNSRVVDLERKTLFMATQLGIVFDEMPPLPPAQSTPTGSFPGTMTPPAPGAPEVPGNASQPVPQPATQPAAPVIGTPETRPEAQPQTQPQAEVPGQELYQQALESFYAMKYKQAQTTWAEFVKGFPKDPLVPNAIFWQGECFFQMQDYANAVLTYQKVIEDHSKSNKYTAALLKQGISFFKLKKDQAGKLVLEDLIKKHPQSAEAKRAQAYLKGGN
- a CDS encoding NIL domain-containing protein, encoding MSTQEYSRIVSLRFPPESSGQPMMYNLAKHFDLTFNILQANINPRREGHMILELSGTREHYRQGVIYLQEQGIRVTPVAHEISRNEESCMHCGLCTALCPSKALHLNLETRLVDFDQEKCTACNMCVTVCPVRAMIMEVDPDTW
- a CDS encoding PilZ domain-containing protein; the protein is MNVPERAYARVDTALKGYLRILPTGRFTSLFASTQTGTMPQLSETAQSALPDGLAHYLRAMNEKLSAILSILTQQTLQEDFPVPVLIHDISGAGIRFSADQDFEPGQGVEVVIALSNQPQSLAGATGTILRAKESQGERVWAMEFMDMRDCEREKIIQYVVAKQREQLLERHLAPSS
- a CDS encoding protein phosphatase CheZ yields the protein MHKEQLSQELLNRITTKAESTIREVISAALTDEISRALTMALTEGEFYRSISTDLQEGLKSIYREINSAATGTAELPVAASPVADEMFSEASTQLGAILQTTEKATDSIMGLVEKHLDMNDRAMQLLASLENGTASPEIAELRAGNEALGADLMEIMTTLSFQDLTGQRIKRIVAALQQIEKVVFELYMATGLSMKAMEQNPEQSVEEIRQTSKARATELKGPQDANSQTDVDDLLSQLGL
- a CDS encoding tyrosine recombinase XerC; translated protein: MSWTNGPAPDPVALFLLHLDAQRGYSPATVAAYGTDLEGAHLFLGRRSKGFDAPAEVTKADITAYLADLHRRGLAKSSVCRKLSALRAFYRFLRQRKMVVEDPCAALANPKLPKVHPKVLNVDQAIHLVETETTLDPESLRDLALLEVLYGSGLRVSEALGLDFAHVDLDQKLVRVLGKGRKERIVPLTGPAAERLGRYMEQRGAFGPAPREQAIFLGKRGGRLTRKQADRIVKAMAVRSGAPCSISPHTLRHSFASHMLQAGADLRSVQELLGHSRISTTQRYTHLDLAQVMRVYDASHPLAGGKDKKD
- a CDS encoding GGDEF domain-containing response regulator; the protein is MKDGKHFFLVTSDAKLEGSLRALWPEEEVKWTCFARGSSALEFLFSEPPDLLVVDEQLPDLAGVDLVRLIKGENVYRQLPVVLCLASEDLAELQDFSTLEIDDFLVKPFSPPIAKGRLILAYHRSTRELDASPLTKLPGNTSIIHRIQDFIDRQEDFALAYIDLDHFKSFNDKYGFSRGDEVLLMTARVIVNSIRGFMGANTFVGHVGGDDFVFIVPREKAESACQQVIDNFDSIVPHFYDQEDRARGAIHSLDRKGKEQVFPLMAISIAVVLNRGGKLKHFGEASQIAMNLKKEAKKNPKSCYVMDKRASA
- a CDS encoding HDOD domain-containing protein, translating into MEEDLRTKQKGAILAVKDLPTLPGVLQEVAILVENPNSSTDQISKAISKDQVLSAKVLKMVNSPIYGFPGRIGSIQHALVLLGFNVIKGIIISTSVFEVMNENMKGLWEHSLGCALASSAIARAIGCKDPEEYAVAGLLHDIGKVVAAVQLPESRAAIDALVLEKDISYRQAESEVLGFAHDRINLWLCNYWNLPANLKEGLSYHHRPMSATLYPKIAQVVHVGNFLARLFGVGNGGDNQVSVLDEGVLEALEITPEVLFKIMDGLEREFVDLA